From a region of the Lactuca sativa cultivar Salinas chromosome 4, Lsat_Salinas_v11, whole genome shotgun sequence genome:
- the LOC111899681 gene encoding putative cell wall protein, with translation MANIIQSLFVIILVFNFVIAIVIAIRDFPDKNLKTPEEEDVKHPETFFNYDRGYLIPGIGRGIKPKSKEGFNPFTYNPITGGNNGITGVTVPSGGGNIPGYGDLGSSGSAGGSYLPGGDDTLVPTPEDEGPNPAPDSP, from the coding sequence ATGGCTAACATCATTCAATCGCTTTTTGTCATCATTCTCGTTTTCAACTTCGTGATCGCAATAGTGATAGCAATTCGAGACTTCCCCGACAAGAACCTTAAAACACCCGAAGAGGAGGATGTGAAACACCCCGAGACTTTCTTCAATTATGATCGTGGATACCTAATTCCGGGTATTGGACGAGGTATTAAACCAAAGTCAAAGGAAGGGTTCAACCCTTTCACCTACAATCCGATTACGGGAGGTAATAATGGAATCACGGGAGTCACTGTCCCTAGTGGTGGTGGCAACATCCCTGGTTACGGTGACCTCGGTAGCAGTGGCAGTGCAGGCGGTAGCTACTTGCCAGGTGGCGATGACACATTGGTTCCCACTCCCGAGGATGAGGGCCCAAATCCTGCCCCGGATAGTCCTTGA